Proteins encoded in a region of the Anopheles ziemanni chromosome 2, idAnoZiCoDA_A2_x.2, whole genome shotgun sequence genome:
- the LOC131291133 gene encoding uncharacterized protein LOC131291133, whose translation MQSRSVCFVVGSLVLLAFGVQMGFGIKCWECRSDSDPKCADPFDNSTLSITDCRQLDEKSHLPGVKATMCRKIRQKVHGEWRYFRSCAFMGEPGIEGDERFCLMRSGTYNIFMEYCTCNSKDGCNAGSYRSPTMALILSALIVFLSVVAVFRRV comes from the exons ATGCAATCTCGGAGCGTTTGCTTCGTAGTGGGCAGTTTGGTGTTGCTTGCTTTTGGCGTCCAAATGG GCTTCGGCATCAAATGCTGGGAATGCCGTTCAGATTCTGATCCCAAGTGCGCCGATCCGTTCGACAATAGCACACTTTCGATTACGGACTGCCGGCAGCTGGATGAAAAATCGCATCTACCTGGCGTGAAGGCGACGATGTGCCGTAAAATCCGACAGAAGGTGCACGGCGAGTGGAGATACTTCCGTAGCTGTGCCTTTATGGGCGAGCCGGGTATCGAAGGCGACGAACGGTTCTGCCTAATGCGCAGCGGTACCTACAATATCTTCATGGAATACTGTACCTGCAACAGCAAGGACGGCTGCAATGCGGGATCGTACCGCTCCCCGACGATGGCATTAATATTAAGTGCCTTGATAGTATTCTTATCGGTTGTAGCAGTTTTTCGTCGCGTGTAA
- the LOC131294988 gene encoding uncharacterized protein LOC131294988 — translation MKQSTVCLLLAVLLCSSAVADALVYVYASTCARCKSIGAPYCGYGTLRTKGVSCDGQTRINSCADCQQNGGRCVTTGITECYI, via the exons ATGAAACAGTCTACTGTGTGCCTCCTTCTCGCCGTGCTTCTGTGCTCGTCCGCCGTCGCCGATgctttggtttatgtttac GCGTCGACCTGTGCGAGATGCAAATCGATCGGAGCTCCGTACTGCGGCTATGGAACGTTGCGCACCAAGGGTGTGTCCTGCGATGGACAG ACACGAATTAATAGCTGCGCGGATTGTCAACAAAACGGTGGACGATGCGTTACGACAGGTATAACGGAGTGCTACATATAA
- the LOC131294772 gene encoding probable G-protein coupled receptor CG31760, whose product MHKIALWPWLAIAWRWRIVIMLSLLAQSWCAGSALSSGSRTNDGSGDLEEDGPLRGTPAGVFSERQAGGSTPAEEAVEDSLQTIHDIATENLGALCLTKLYSPLKITLNPERYTGARQKADLAAVVLQDVGVSRHNGLLDALAKGLLSDAHVTSARILSINATDGLLTNSVWWNKEPGGLSAPMRIEADGIAIGTKPASTYPWYEDESSSPGLRSPKFPPPPPDISYRGWWTYPYYSCDQKKWILSYSVAIPPMGRHGIRGFLSIDIDISDLQVNQCNNPNRFEILSYNQHLRQYYPFVRNLKLGEDEQMRQIEAFHGSHKCHAHSMRCEYRPVVTSVITGPSPLTMSLSNGSSALASFAASSSLSSSSTSSSSINGTGGMGPSVVVAAGNPMQTVINGWTRGAYQCRCRDGYYSFRHPDGFNGSIMEVAYQEYRTNYSTYYKEVFVCVRCAPGCATCTGPEPCLASYDWAFRTTLLTFSVMCAGFTVVLALYMYQHRKVKVFKVASPIFLTITLLGCAFMYLEMAAIFPILDTYACIATKWTRHMGFCVTYTALLMKTWRVSLTYRVKSAHKVKLTDKQLLQWMVPILLVMFIYLGTWTLSAPPTAEKIEDQYGLIFKQCSYNWWDHSLAIGEVLFLAWGIRVCYNVRNAESLYNEAKLISYAIYNIALVNTTMVAFHLFIFPQAGPDIKYLLGFIRTQLSTSVTIALVFGPKVLRILRGQGDQWDQRARKRGITASFSLNGIGLVPEETADLYQENEELKEEIQKLAAQIEFMKIVHMEMNNRHLKPKPGGYFTMKSPLGKSFGGGGGGSIAAGIGGGSGSGSGSHKHKHTGGKDDSLREHSGVTEDGHSGTNSCYSGTANSIGFASQPPTATNSSSGNNDRGGTTEKV is encoded by the exons GAAGCCGTCGAAGACTCTCTGCAAACAATCCACGATATCGCGACGGAAAACCTGGGCGCCCTCTGCCTCACGAAGCTGTACAGCCCGCTGAAGATAACGCTCAACCCGGAACGCTACACCGGCGCACGGCAGAAGGCCGACCTGGCCGCGGTCGTCCTGCAGGATGTGGGAGTCTCGCGCCACAACG GATTGCTTGATGCCCTGGCCAAGGGTTTGCTCTCCGATGCGCACGTCACCAGCGCTCGCATCCTCTCGATCAACGCCACCGACGGCCTGCTGACGAACTCGGTGTGGTGGAACAAGGAGCCGGGCGGCCTGAGTGCACCGATGCGGATCGAGGCCGACGGAATCGCCATCGGCACCAAGCCCGCTTCCACCTATCCTTG GTACGAAGACGAATCGTCCTCTCCCGGGCTGCGATCGCCCAAAttcccaccgccaccgccggacATTTCGTACCGCGGCTGGTGGACCTACCCGTACTACTCCTGTGATCAAAAGAAGTGGATCTTGTCCTACAGCGTAGCAATCCCACCGATGGGTCGGCACGG CATTCGCGGCTTCCTGAGCATCGACATCGACATCAGCGACCTGCAAGTGAACCAGTGCAACAACCCGAACCGCTTCGAGATCCTCAGCTACAACCAGCACCTCCGCCAGTACTACCCATTCGTGCGCAACCTCAAGCTCGGCGAGGACGAGCAGATGCGCCAGATCGAGGCCTTTCACGGTTCGCACAAGTGCCACGCGCACAGCATGCGCTGCGAGTACCGGCCGGTCGTGACGAGCGTCATCACCGGTCCTTCCCCCCTTACCATGAGCCTCAGCAACGGCAGCTCCGCGCTGGCATCCTTCGCTGCCTCATCCTCCTTATcatcctcctccacctcctcgtCATCGATCAACGGGACGGGAGGGATGGGGCCGAGTGTGGTGGTGGCCGCTGGCAACCCCATGCAGACCGTCATCAATGGGTGGACCCGGGGAGCGTACCAGTGCCGCTGCCGGGACGGGTACTACTCCTTCCGCCATCCGGACGGGTTTAACGGGAGCATCATGGAGGTAGCGTACCAGGAGTACCGGACCAACTACAGCACCTACTACAAGGAGGTGTTTGTATGCGTGCGCTGTGCACCCGGTTGCGCCACCTGCACCGGTCCCGAACCCTGTCTCGCCAGCTATGATTGGGCTTTCAG AACGACACTGCTCACCTTCTCCGTCATGTGCGCCGGATTCACCGTCGTGCTCGCACTGTACATGTACCAGCACCGGAAGGTGAAAGTGTTCAAGGTGGCCAGCCCGATCTTCCTCACCATCACGCTGCTCGGTTGTGCCTTCATGTACCTGGAGATGGCGGCCATCTTCCCGATCCTGGATACCTACGCCTGCATCGCCACCAAGTGGACGCGCCACATGGGCTTCTGCGTGACGTACACGGCGCTGCTGATGAAGACCTGGCGCGTCTCGCTCACCTACCGCGTCAAGTCGGCGCACAAGGTGAAGCTCACCGACAAGCAGCTGCTGCAGTGGATGGTCCCGATCCTGCTGGTCATGTTCATCTACCTCGGCACCTGGACCCTGTCCGCTCCGCCGACCGCCGAGAAG ATCGAGGACCAGTACGGGTTGATATTCAAGCAGTGCTCGTACAACTGGTGGGACCACAGTCTGGCCATCGGGGAGGTGCTGTTTCTCGCCTGGGGAATACGCGTGTGCTACAACGTGCGCAATGCCGAGTCGCTCTACAACGAGGCCAAGCTCATCTCGTACGCCATCTACAACATCGCGCTAGTCAACACGACCATGGTGGCCTTCCA TCTGTTCATCTTCCCCCAGGCCGGGCCGGATATTAAATACCTGCTCGGGTTCATTCGGACGCAGCTTTCCACCTCCGTCACGATCGCGCTCGTGTTCGGCCCGAAGGTCCTGCGGATCCTGCGCGGCCAGGGCGACCAGTGGGATCAGCGGGCGCGCAAGCGTGGCATCACCGCGTCCTTCTCGCTCAACGGGATCGGTCTGGTGCCGGAGGAAACGGCCGACCTCTATCAGGAGAACGAGGAGCTGAAG GAAGAAATTCAGAAACTTGCTGCTCAAattgaattcatgaaaattgtTCACATGGAAATGAACAATCGCCATCTGAAGCCGAAACCGGGCGGCTACTTCACCATGAAGAGCCCGCTCGGCAAATCgttcggtggcggcggcggaggCTCGATAGCGGCAGGCATTGGAGGAGGAAGTGGCAGTGGCAGCGGGTCGcacaagcacaaacacaccggTGGAAAGGATGACTCGCTGCGGGAGCATAGCGGCGTGACGGAGGACGGCCACAGCGGGACGAACAGTTGCTACTCGGGCACGGCCAACTCGATCGG CTTCGCATCGCAACCACCGACCGCCacgaacagcagcagcggcaacaACGACCGCGGCGGCACCACCGAGAAGGTATGA
- the LOC131281372 gene encoding uncharacterized protein LOC131281372 gives MNNLMKTLLVAISIGSATAIRCYQCSSQTDPIGQDNCGAYKAFNITQNIAIECNSEESHMPGSFCMKVVHQSPRGFIWDGRWRQVIRQCASVSETGVTGVCNWGVYENGVYWEECYCVEDECNDAPKTVPARYAVLCLVLLQTFFLAKILS, from the exons ATGAACAATTTAATGAAAACTTTACTCGTCGCGATCAGTATTGGATCTG ccacTGCCATTCGCTGTTACCAGTGTTCTTCGCAAACGGACCCGATCGGTCAGGATAACTGTGGAGCCTACAAAGCGTTCAACATCACGCAAAACATTGCCATCGAATGCAACAGCGAGGAATCTCATATGCCCGGTTCCTTCTGCATGAAGGTTGTGCATCAAAGTCCGAGAGGATTTATCT GGGATGGACGATGGCGTCAGGTCATTCGGCAGTGCGCATCCGTCTCGGAAACCGGTGTGACTGGAGTTTGTAACTGGGGTGTATACGAGAACGGCGTCTATTGGGAAGAATGCTACTGCGTGGAGGATGAGTGCAACGATGCACCGAAAACTGTACCCGCTCGATATGCCGTACTGTGTCTGGTTTTGctacaaacattttttctaGCTAAGATTCTTTCGTAA